GTGCAAGGATGAGTTTTCTTTTATCCGTGGCACCGGTAATACAGTATAATTTTTCGCCGGACTGGAGTCTACATTTGGCACTCAATTATAACCACATAAGCAATGGGGGGCAGCGACAGCCCAATAGAGGAATGAACTTTCCGCAGGTCGGACTTGGAGTGGGTTATAATCTTAAAAAGTCCGATCTACCATCCTACCCAAAGCTTGAACCTGATGGTGTATGGCATGGCTGGATTGAAGCGGGATACACCACCCGTAAAACCGGTGATGCACATGTGCGTCGTCCCGTATTTTCCATTGCAGGAGGATTTTATCACCCGTTTACCGGCATCAATGC
The Desulfonatronum sp. SC1 genome window above contains:
- a CDS encoding acyloxyacyl hydrolase — its product is MALNYNHISNGGQRQPNRGMNFPQVGLGVGYNLKKSDLPSYPKLEPDGVWHGWIEAGYTTRKTGDAHVRRPVFSIAGGFYHPFTGINAAGFGVEFSDDYSIRSNISDKKYTLAPFVSHHLLLGRFDFSQRLAYYVIK